One genomic segment of Paenibacillus sp. FSL H8-0332 includes these proteins:
- the metG gene encoding methionine--tRNA ligase encodes MTNIFIGGAWPYANGSLHLGRLASILPGDILARYHRAKGDAVLYVSGSDCHGTPVAVQAAQEGVSPGEFASRYHKEFANCFRALGFTYDLYTRTDQAHHHRTVQELFLKLLDHGYLYQKSTLQCYCEQDQRFLPDRYVNGLCPVCGQQARGDQCDYCSTILDPVDLLERTCAVCGSTPVLRSTQHYYLSLSSFQQALTEYANSAQGWRDNAVRLTRRYLQEGLQDRAATRDLDWGVDVPIEGFTDKKIYVWIEAVSGYLSASKQWAAETGGRWEDFWSVPSGQDNEGQPPTTAYYVHGKDNIPFHSLIWPAILLGVEELHLPDRIFSSEYLTLEGQKFSTSRNWAVWVPDILSRYGPDSVRYFLTANGPEKRDADFSWREFIYSHNSELLGAFGNFVNRSLAFVNKSWNGRVPDGVLDEAWVSSLEHLYKEAGRLIEAGHFKEALEFIFSHIRQANKYFDQQQPWLQIKHDPAAGGNTLYTCVQIIANLSNLLNPFIPFSCEKIRGFLSIEQPVWHPVSVLVEQPILELELLFERIEVQRIEEEIERMKDKSVLPLIPLTKASGTEKNATGN; translated from the coding sequence ATGACTAACATTTTTATCGGAGGGGCTTGGCCTTATGCCAACGGCTCCCTGCATCTGGGCAGACTCGCCAGCATTCTTCCGGGAGATATTCTGGCCCGCTACCACCGTGCCAAAGGCGATGCTGTACTCTATGTATCCGGCAGTGACTGCCACGGTACCCCCGTTGCTGTACAGGCGGCGCAGGAGGGTGTATCGCCGGGTGAATTCGCCAGCAGGTATCATAAGGAGTTCGCCAATTGCTTCCGTGCCTTAGGCTTCACCTATGACTTGTATACCCGGACCGATCAGGCACATCACCACAGGACGGTGCAGGAGCTGTTCCTTAAGCTGCTGGATCACGGGTATCTGTACCAGAAATCCACTCTCCAGTGCTATTGTGAGCAGGACCAGCGCTTCTTGCCGGACCGTTATGTCAATGGCCTCTGCCCGGTCTGCGGACAGCAGGCCCGGGGGGACCAATGCGATTACTGTTCAACGATTCTCGATCCGGTGGATCTGTTGGAGCGCACCTGTGCCGTCTGCGGCTCTACGCCTGTGCTGCGCTCTACTCAGCATTACTACCTGTCGCTGTCCAGCTTCCAGCAAGCACTCACAGAATATGCTAATTCCGCGCAGGGCTGGAGAGACAACGCCGTCCGGCTAACCCGCAGATATCTGCAGGAAGGCCTGCAGGACCGCGCAGCAACACGCGATCTGGACTGGGGCGTGGACGTCCCCATCGAAGGCTTCACAGACAAGAAAATCTATGTCTGGATCGAAGCCGTCAGCGGCTATCTGTCCGCCAGCAAGCAGTGGGCGGCGGAAACCGGGGGCCGCTGGGAGGATTTCTGGTCCGTACCATCCGGCCAAGATAATGAGGGACAGCCGCCTACAACTGCTTATTATGTGCACGGAAAGGACAATATTCCTTTTCACAGCCTGATCTGGCCTGCTATCCTGCTCGGAGTTGAAGAGCTGCATCTGCCGGACCGCATCTTCTCTTCTGAATACCTGACCCTGGAAGGGCAGAAATTCTCCACCAGCCGCAATTGGGCGGTCTGGGTGCCGGATATTCTCAGCCGGTATGGCCCCGACTCGGTCCGTTATTTCCTGACTGCGAACGGCCCTGAGAAGCGGGATGCCGACTTCTCCTGGAGAGAGTTCATCTACAGCCATAACAGCGAGCTGCTGGGCGCGTTCGGCAATTTCGTCAACCGCAGCCTCGCATTTGTGAATAAGTCCTGGAATGGCAGAGTTCCAGACGGAGTCTTGGACGAAGCATGGGTTAGCAGTCTGGAGCATCTGTATAAGGAAGCAGGAAGGTTAATTGAAGCCGGACATTTCAAGGAAGCCCTGGAGTTCATCTTCTCGCATATCCGCCAGGCCAACAAGTATTTCGATCAGCAGCAGCCGTGGCTCCAGATCAAGCATGATCCTGCGGCCGGGGGCAACACTCTGTACACTTGTGTTCAGATTATTGCCAATCTGTCTAACCTGCTGAACCCGTTCATCCCCTTCTCCTGCGAGAAGATTAGAGGCTTCCTGTCCATAGAACAGCCTGTATGGCACCCGGTATCCGTCCTGGTAGAGCAGCCTATATTGGAGCTTGAATTACTGTTTGAGCGGATAGAGGTGCAGCGCATAGAGGAGGAAATAGAGCGGATGAAAGACAAAAGCGTCCTGCCTCTCATACCGCTCACCAAAGCAAGCGGCACAGAGAAGAACGCTACAGGAAATTAA
- a CDS encoding site-2 protease family protein, producing the protein MQENKQEKKSSGAWGWLGSGAVLLLLKGKAIISLLKLGKIAGPLISMMVSIWAYALISPWQFAVGFVALLFVHEIGHVIAAKRIGLPVSAPLFIPFMGALITMKKQPLDAREEAYVAFGGPILGSVGALIVFGAAYYYHSPLLYSLAYIGFFLNLINLLPIHPLDGGRIATAVTRWLWLVGLIGGLAVIIYLKSILFGIIWVMFAYDMYKKYISRRTKNQMHTVLKSFLIPIEDLQNQGYLIPGPEHKRELPFTTYSDLNRQQFVGVRWDNLDYYGTTTMPVQSLIGKVKVVQLDQLYVDASLHMKMTCEISFTVYDNDKYYEVPAATRWRYGAAYFVLAGVLGGMMYLVHVVGNVNL; encoded by the coding sequence TTGCAGGAAAACAAACAGGAGAAAAAAAGCTCGGGCGCATGGGGATGGCTGGGCAGCGGGGCGGTATTGCTTCTGCTCAAGGGAAAAGCCATTATCTCTCTGCTTAAGCTGGGTAAAATCGCAGGTCCGCTGATCTCCATGATGGTATCGATCTGGGCTTATGCACTAATTTCGCCATGGCAATTCGCTGTGGGCTTCGTTGCGTTATTATTCGTTCATGAGATCGGCCATGTTATCGCTGCCAAGCGGATCGGACTGCCGGTAAGCGCACCGCTGTTCATTCCTTTTATGGGCGCACTGATTACGATGAAGAAGCAGCCGCTGGATGCCAGAGAGGAAGCTTATGTCGCTTTTGGCGGCCCTATATTGGGGAGTGTCGGCGCGCTGATCGTGTTCGGAGCAGCCTATTATTATCATAGCCCCTTGTTATATTCACTGGCTTACATCGGCTTCTTTCTTAACCTGATTAACCTGCTGCCGATCCATCCGCTGGACGGGGGGAGAATTGCCACGGCCGTTACACGCTGGTTATGGCTGGTAGGGCTCATTGGAGGATTAGCTGTAATCATCTATCTGAAATCTATCCTGTTCGGCATCATCTGGGTAATGTTCGCTTATGATATGTATAAGAAGTACATCAGCCGGCGTACGAAGAATCAGATGCATACTGTGCTCAAAAGCTTCCTGATCCCCATCGAGGATCTGCAGAATCAAGGGTATCTGATCCCCGGGCCCGAGCATAAGCGGGAGCTGCCGTTCACCACCTACAGTGATTTGAACCGCCAGCAATTCGTCGGGGTACGCTGGGATAACCTGGATTACTATGGAACGACAACCATGCCGGTGCAGTCTCTGATCGGAAAAGTCAAAGTCGTGCAGCTCGACCAGCTGTATGTGGATGCCAGCCTTCATATGAAGATGACCTGTGAGATCAGCTTCACGGTATATGACAATGATAAATATTATGAGGTGCCGGCGGCCACCCGCTGGAGATATGGTGCTGCGTATTTTGTGCTTGCCGGAGTTCTCGGGGGCATGATGTATCTTGTCCATGTGGTCGGCAATGTAAATCTGTAA
- a CDS encoding GNAT family N-acetyltransferase produces MAVEIVHVTTEEQLQLALEIRKKVFVEEQKVPVEEEIDEYDAISEHVHHFLLMEGGQPAATGRLIYYKADTAKMQRIAVQEAFRAKGYGRILLLAMEERARELGLQASILDAQCQAETFYSKLGYEVISKEPFYDAGILHVRMNKAL; encoded by the coding sequence ATGGCAGTGGAGATCGTACATGTTACAACAGAGGAACAGCTGCAATTGGCGCTGGAGATCCGCAAGAAGGTATTTGTGGAAGAACAGAAGGTGCCGGTAGAAGAGGAAATCGACGAATATGATGCCATCAGTGAGCATGTGCATCATTTCCTGCTCATGGAGGGCGGGCAGCCGGCGGCAACCGGACGGCTGATCTATTATAAAGCGGACACCGCCAAGATGCAGCGGATTGCCGTTCAGGAGGCCTTCCGCGCCAAGGGATACGGACGTATCCTGCTGCTGGCTATGGAAGAACGGGCCCGTGAGCTGGGTCTGCAGGCGTCGATTCTGGATGCCCAGTGTCAAGCAGAAACCTTTTACAGCAAGCTCGGCTATGAAGTGATCTCCAAGGAGCCCTTCTATGATGCAGGGATTCTGCATGTAAGAATGAATAAGGCCCTGTAA
- a CDS encoding DUF3892 domain-containing protein, translated as MMNQERERFIAAKRNGDGDLTGFQTSSGRVLDYQQALQEVQSGSIEGVNVFKGKDGEMYIRGDADGDPTNNLDQLPQF; from the coding sequence GTGATGAATCAGGAACGGGAACGCTTTATTGCCGCCAAACGTAATGGTGACGGGGATCTGACCGGGTTCCAGACTTCGTCCGGGCGTGTGCTGGATTATCAGCAGGCACTCCAGGAAGTACAGTCCGGCAGCATCGAAGGGGTCAATGTATTTAAGGGCAAAGATGGCGAAATGTATATCCGCGGCGATGCAGACGGAGATCCTACGAACAATCTGGATCAGCTTCCGCAATTTTAG
- a CDS encoding copper amine oxidase gives MRWRKIALCTVVFFMMGSSYLFADAVNQKIKVWSNGKEIADGGYLIDGKTYIPAREAGGVVSWDGSGRVTILKPNVHIVLFKGDTVFGNVNTGKLKMKILTQVDSLKDSIAAVKVAITDPSGNVKDILEDAGGSKNEDFWFSTPEFTYDFKEPGKYSVGFFMKASRSGDYILVSEKVVTASSKN, from the coding sequence ATGAGATGGAGAAAAATTGCTCTGTGCACGGTTGTGTTTTTCATGATGGGAAGCTCCTATTTGTTCGCGGACGCTGTGAACCAGAAGATCAAAGTATGGAGCAATGGAAAGGAAATAGCCGATGGCGGCTATTTGATTGACGGCAAGACCTATATTCCTGCCAGGGAGGCCGGGGGGGTCGTCAGCTGGGACGGCTCGGGCAGAGTGACAATCCTCAAGCCGAATGTTCATATCGTACTGTTCAAAGGCGACACGGTATTCGGCAATGTCAACACAGGCAAGCTGAAGATGAAGATTCTAACGCAGGTGGACAGCCTGAAGGACAGCATCGCTGCCGTGAAGGTGGCAATCACTGACCCTTCCGGGAATGTGAAGGATATTCTCGAGGATGCCGGCGGCTCCAAGAATGAGGATTTCTGGTTCTCCACACCGGAGTTCACCTATGATTTCAAAGAACCGGGCAAATATAGCGTAGGCTTCTTCATGAAGGCATCGAGGAGCGGAGATTACATTCTTGTGTCCGAGAAGGTAGTTACGGCCTCATCCAAGAATTAA
- a CDS encoding DUF1292 domain-containing protein, with protein MSDHKHEHGHEHGEACGCGHDHDHEHEEFVLTLTNEQGEDVEMVLVETFDVGEKLYALLLERENPEADGIILRMEEEDEEMVLYNIEDEAEWKAVEEAYNELLAQQE; from the coding sequence ATGAGCGATCACAAACATGAGCATGGCCATGAACATGGTGAAGCATGCGGTTGCGGACATGATCACGACCATGAGCACGAGGAGTTTGTGCTGACCTTGACGAACGAGCAGGGCGAAGATGTAGAAATGGTACTGGTGGAAACGTTCGATGTAGGCGAGAAGTTGTACGCCCTGCTGCTTGAGCGCGAGAATCCGGAAGCAGACGGAATCATCCTTCGTATGGAAGAAGAGGACGAGGAAATGGTTCTGTACAACATTGAAGATGAAGCTGAATGGAAAGCTGTTGAAGAAGCTTATAACGAGCTGCTTGCCCAGCAAGAATAG
- a CDS encoding aminotransferase class I/II-fold pyridoxal phosphate-dependent enzyme yields the protein MNQQATPLFTALKKHAAGNPVQFHIPGHKKGLGTDAEFREFIGDNALSIDLINIAPLDDLHQPTGVILEAQKLAAEAFGADYTYFSVQGTSNAIMTMILSVCSEGDKIIVPRNIHKSVMSAIIFSGAKPIFVSPVQDENLGIDHGITTSSLERALRRHPDAKGVLVINPTYFGVCADLRSIVDLAHSYGVPVLVDEAHGVLIHFHEDLPVSAMQAGADMAATSVHKLGGSMTQSSVLNLNAKTGLVNPQRVQTILSMLTTTSTSYILLASLDTSRRNLALNGHEMAARTIALSNYARNSINEIEGLYSFGKEILGTEATFNHDPTKLNIHVRHLGITGYETENWLRQKYNIEVELSDMYNILCLITPGDTQESVDKLLAALQVLSAIHYSKGEIYELKVQVPNIPQLALIPRDAFYADTQLVPFRESAGYIIAEFIYVYPPGIPILLPGEVITQDNIDYIIDHVEIGLPVKGPEDRSITNVKVIVEAEPIS from the coding sequence ATGAATCAACAAGCTACTCCCCTCTTCACTGCTCTCAAAAAGCATGCCGCCGGAAATCCAGTTCAATTCCATATTCCGGGACATAAGAAGGGGCTAGGAACCGATGCCGAATTCCGTGAGTTTATCGGCGATAACGCTCTATCCATAGATTTGATCAATATTGCACCGCTTGATGATCTTCATCAGCCCACCGGGGTTATTCTTGAAGCTCAGAAGCTGGCTGCAGAGGCTTTCGGCGCCGATTACACGTATTTCAGTGTACAAGGCACGAGCAATGCCATCATGACTATGATCCTCTCTGTCTGCTCAGAAGGAGATAAAATTATTGTGCCGCGCAATATTCACAAATCGGTGATGTCGGCCATTATTTTCTCCGGAGCCAAGCCTATTTTCGTCTCTCCTGTACAGGATGAGAATCTTGGGATAGACCACGGCATAACCACAAGCTCGCTCGAACGGGCTTTGAGGCGCCATCCGGATGCCAAAGGTGTCCTCGTTATCAATCCAACGTATTTTGGCGTATGCGCCGACCTGCGTTCGATTGTCGACCTGGCCCACAGTTACGGGGTTCCCGTACTTGTGGACGAGGCACATGGAGTACTGATTCATTTTCATGAGGATTTACCGGTATCGGCTATGCAGGCCGGTGCTGATATGGCAGCAACCAGCGTGCATAAGCTGGGCGGCTCCATGACGCAGAGCTCGGTACTGAACCTCAATGCCAAGACGGGTCTTGTCAACCCACAGCGGGTACAGACCATTCTCAGCATGCTGACCACCACTTCAACTTCATATATTCTGCTTGCCTCTCTGGATACCTCCAGACGCAACCTTGCCCTGAACGGTCATGAGATGGCGGCGAGAACCATTGCCCTGTCCAATTATGCCCGTAATTCGATTAATGAGATCGAGGGGCTGTACAGCTTCGGCAAAGAAATTCTCGGAACAGAAGCTACCTTCAATCATGATCCGACCAAGCTGAACATCCATGTCCGGCATCTGGGCATTACCGGTTACGAGACTGAGAACTGGCTCCGGCAAAAGTATAACATCGAAGTTGAACTCAGCGACATGTATAATATTCTTTGCCTGATTACCCCTGGTGATACACAGGAATCGGTAGATAAGCTGCTTGCGGCCTTGCAGGTGCTCTCAGCGATCCATTACAGCAAGGGTGAAATCTATGAGCTTAAGGTACAGGTGCCGAATATCCCGCAGCTGGCCCTGATCCCGAGAGATGCCTTCTACGCAGATACGCAGCTGGTTCCTTTCCGGGAGTCCGCAGGCTACATTATTGCAGAATTCATCTACGTCTATCCGCCGGGAATTCCTATTCTTCTCCCTGGAGAAGTTATTACCCAGGATAATATCGACTATATCATCGACCATGTAGAAATCGGACTGCCTGTCAAAGGACCCGAGGACCGCAGCATTACCAATGTAAAGGTGATTGTCGAAGCAGAGCCTATCTCCTAA
- a CDS encoding MFS transporter, producing MHISLASPFILEMWIIIFLVEFVKGSLLVALLPVYMENILGLSVTVVGFAFALQYLGDNLFRSPFGWVMERIGYRWTMTGALLLLVVAVGLIMYAKDAVSLSIACLILGIGTSPLWPCTMTGITELAGSTQSGSSGAAMGAVEMASLAGTGVGPIIVNFMMDHGGQGYRTVFLVLMGFAAAVVAVALFLPSKIGGHAPRAVREISAEGPPVPRKPVKPLQSLKRTWQQVTSSLKVSRLLFPALFLQAFAIGLMTPVVTLFARSELHVTPNQFSLLLIAGGGITVLTLIPAGKLVDKVGTSIFLNIGFLLAACSMAFFSQVRWLPLAFVAVALVGISYALILPAWNAFLAKQVPEGERGTVWGLFLTLQGSGMVAGPVVSGKLWDTVSHGAPFLASAGVMVVLFGLHLLIVHRTKLKHARAH from the coding sequence ATGCATATCAGTTTAGCCTCACCGTTCATATTAGAAATGTGGATCATTATTTTCCTGGTCGAATTCGTCAAAGGATCGTTGCTGGTAGCCCTGCTGCCGGTCTATATGGAGAATATTCTCGGCCTCTCCGTAACGGTGGTCGGGTTCGCCTTCGCGCTGCAGTATCTCGGGGATAACCTCTTCCGCAGCCCGTTCGGCTGGGTGATGGAGCGGATCGGCTACCGCTGGACGATGACCGGGGCGCTGCTGCTGCTTGTCGTAGCTGTCGGGCTGATTATGTATGCCAAAGATGCCGTTAGCTTGTCCATCGCCTGTCTGATTCTGGGGATTGGCACCTCGCCGCTGTGGCCTTGCACGATGACAGGCATCACCGAGCTGGCGGGCTCTACCCAAAGCGGCAGCAGCGGCGCAGCTATGGGGGCGGTGGAGATGGCTTCGCTGGCCGGAACCGGAGTCGGTCCGATAATTGTCAACTTCATGATGGATCATGGCGGACAGGGCTACCGGACGGTCTTCCTCGTGCTGATGGGCTTCGCTGCTGCTGTTGTAGCCGTGGCGCTGTTCCTGCCCTCGAAGATCGGCGGCCATGCGCCGCGCGCTGTCCGCGAGATATCGGCGGAGGGGCCGCCGGTGCCGCGTAAGCCGGTAAAGCCCTTGCAGAGTCTGAAGCGGACCTGGCAGCAGGTCACTTCCTCCCTGAAGGTAAGCCGCCTGCTGTTCCCGGCATTGTTCCTGCAGGCTTTTGCGATCGGGCTTATGACGCCGGTGGTTACCTTGTTCGCACGCTCGGAGCTGCATGTCACCCCTAACCAGTTCAGCCTGCTGCTGATTGCCGGTGGAGGAATTACCGTGCTGACGCTTATTCCGGCAGGGAAGCTGGTCGATAAGGTCGGCACCTCCATCTTCCTCAATATCGGCTTCCTGCTGGCAGCCTGCTCCATGGCTTTCTTCTCACAGGTCCGCTGGCTGCCGCTGGCCTTCGTGGCGGTGGCGCTGGTCGGCATCAGCTATGCGTTGATTCTCCCGGCCTGGAACGCCTTCCTGGCCAAGCAGGTGCCTGAGGGCGAGCGCGGAACCGTCTGGGGGCTCTTCCTGACGCTGCAGGGCTCAGGCATGGTTGCTGGTCCGGTCGTGTCAGGCAAGCTGTGGGATACGGTCAGCCACGGTGCCCCTTTTCTGGCCAGTGCGGGAGTAATGGTTGTATTATTCGGCCTGCATCTGCTGATCGTCCACCGGACGAAGCTGAAGCACGCCAGGGCGCACTGA
- the gndA gene encoding NADP-dependent phosphogluconate dehydrogenase has translation MSKQQIGVIGLAVMGKNLALNIESKGFSVSVFNRSPEKTHDLVAEAAGKNLVGTFSVEEFVQSLEVPRKILIMVQAGQATDATIEQLLPFLDQGDIIIDGGNAYFPDTVRRSKYLEDKGFRFVGTGVSGGEEGALKGPSIMPGGQESAYKLVEPILTAISAHVGGEPCCTYIGPDGAGHYVKMVHNGIEYGDMQLIGEAYHLLKDVLGLDAKELHGTFAEWNNGELDSYLIEITKDIFAQYDEETGKPMVDVILDAAGQKGTGKWTSQSSLDLGVPLSMITESVFSRFLSAMKEERVEASKVLSGPPVAPFDGDKAEFIENVRKALFASKIVSYAQGFAQLRVASDEYGWNLKYGELAKIWRGGCIIRSRFLQNITDAYESNAELKNLLLDPFFKDVMDNYQSAWRKVIASAVTLGIPVPGFSSALAYYDSYRTERLPANLLQAQRDYFGAHTFKRVDKEGVFHHNWLAE, from the coding sequence ATGTCAAAACAACAAATCGGCGTTATTGGCTTGGCGGTAATGGGCAAAAATTTGGCTCTTAACATCGAGAGCAAAGGCTTCAGCGTATCCGTGTTTAACCGTTCCCCGGAGAAGACACATGATCTGGTCGCAGAAGCAGCAGGCAAGAACCTGGTGGGCACGTTCTCCGTTGAAGAGTTCGTACAATCACTGGAAGTACCGCGCAAGATTCTAATCATGGTACAGGCAGGCCAGGCAACCGATGCTACAATCGAGCAGCTTCTGCCGTTCCTGGATCAAGGCGATATTATCATCGATGGCGGTAACGCTTATTTCCCTGACACGGTACGCCGCAGCAAATATCTTGAAGACAAAGGCTTCCGCTTCGTCGGCACCGGCGTGTCCGGCGGTGAAGAAGGCGCACTCAAGGGCCCTTCTATTATGCCAGGCGGTCAAGAAAGCGCGTATAAGCTGGTTGAACCTATTCTTACGGCGATTTCAGCCCACGTGGGCGGAGAGCCTTGCTGTACATATATCGGGCCGGACGGTGCAGGACACTATGTGAAAATGGTGCATAACGGCATCGAGTACGGTGACATGCAGCTGATTGGCGAAGCCTACCACCTGCTCAAGGACGTTCTGGGTCTGGATGCCAAGGAGCTGCATGGCACCTTCGCAGAATGGAACAACGGCGAGCTGGACAGCTATCTGATCGAGATTACGAAGGATATCTTCGCCCAGTATGACGAAGAGACCGGCAAGCCGATGGTAGACGTCATCCTTGATGCTGCCGGACAAAAGGGTACCGGCAAGTGGACAAGCCAAAGCTCGCTGGATCTCGGCGTGCCGCTGTCCATGATTACCGAATCCGTCTTCTCCCGCTTCCTGTCTGCTATGAAGGAAGAACGAGTTGAAGCCAGCAAGGTACTGAGCGGACCTCCTGTAGCTCCTTTCGACGGCGACAAAGCTGAATTCATCGAGAACGTGCGCAAAGCATTGTTCGCCAGTAAGATCGTATCGTATGCTCAGGGCTTCGCCCAGCTGCGTGTGGCTTCTGACGAATACGGCTGGAATCTGAAATACGGCGAGCTGGCCAAGATCTGGCGCGGCGGCTGCATCATCCGTTCCCGGTTCCTGCAGAACATCACAGATGCTTATGAGAGCAATGCAGAGCTGAAGAACCTCCTGCTTGATCCGTTCTTCAAGGATGTTATGGACAACTACCAGTCGGCATGGCGCAAGGTTATCGCTTCGGCTGTAACTCTGGGTATTCCGGTTCCGGGATTCTCCAGCGCCCTGGCGTACTACGACAGCTACCGTACAGAACGTCTTCCGGCGAACCTGCTACAAGCACAGCGCGATTATTTCGGCGCTCACACCTTCAAGCGTGTAGACAAAGAAGGCGTGTTCCACCACAACTGGCTGGCAGAGTAA
- a CDS encoding shikimate kinase has protein sequence MDDRNIILVGMMATGKSTVGAILAEELDYELIDLDAVITGREGRSIADIFADGGEQAFRSIESAVLQEMLQGDRRVISTGGGAVLAPGNAEVMLEHGFVVALTASEDTIIERVSGDENRPLLAGNAANRVRSILEQRREAYRFAHCTVDTTELNVAEVSQYILLRYRD, from the coding sequence ATGGACGATCGAAATATCATTCTCGTCGGGATGATGGCTACGGGGAAATCCACAGTAGGCGCCATTCTGGCCGAGGAGCTTGACTATGAACTGATTGATCTGGATGCAGTGATTACCGGAAGAGAGGGCCGCAGTATTGCGGATATCTTTGCAGACGGCGGAGAGCAGGCATTCCGGAGCATTGAATCAGCGGTACTCCAGGAAATGCTACAGGGAGATCGTAGAGTGATCTCTACTGGCGGAGGGGCGGTGCTTGCGCCCGGAAATGCCGAAGTCATGCTGGAGCATGGATTCGTTGTGGCCCTTACAGCCTCGGAAGATACCATTATTGAACGGGTCAGCGGGGATGAGAACCGGCCGCTGCTCGCCGGCAATGCGGCAAACCGGGTCCGTTCCATTCTGGAACAGCGCAGGGAAGCTTACCGTTTCGCGCATTGCACGGTCGATACAACGGAGCTGAATGTGGCTGAGGTCTCGCAATACATTTTACTGCGTTACCGCGATTGA
- a CDS encoding rhodanese-like domain-containing protein — MNEIPQITPQELRNRLAAGEELLLIDVREDDEVAFGMIPGAQHIPMGQIPQQTEQLRADTEIIFICRSGSRSQRVCEYLQQFGIQGSNLSGGMIEWDDTSAE, encoded by the coding sequence ATGAATGAAATTCCGCAAATTACACCGCAGGAGCTGCGTAATCGACTCGCTGCCGGCGAAGAACTTCTACTGATCGACGTCCGTGAAGACGATGAGGTTGCCTTCGGCATGATTCCCGGTGCGCAGCACATCCCGATGGGCCAGATCCCGCAGCAGACGGAGCAGCTTCGGGCTGATACCGAGATCATCTTCATCTGCCGCTCCGGCAGCCGCAGCCAGCGGGTATGTGAATATCTGCAGCAATTCGGCATTCAAGGCTCTAACCTGAGCGGCGGCATGATTGAGTGGGACGATACCAGCGCGGAATAA
- the aroA gene encoding 3-phosphoshikimate 1-carboxyvinyltransferase — MDVIVRPTPTLQGEFGALSSKNYTTRYLLVAALSEGVSTIYHPAHSEDSDAIRRCIADLGAVLTEDEEKIVVQGFGRHPRDVKELNVGNAGAVLRFLMAVAALSPEVTFVNTYPDSLGKRPHDDLIQALGQLGVEVEHNQGRLPITIRGGKPQGGRITVSGAVSSQYLSALLFLTPLLEEDSEIIVLDDLKSKVVIGQTLEVLEQAGIIIHAADDYMSFKVPGRQNYAAKTYTVQGDYPGSAAVLAAAAVTKSDVTIHRLAEQSKQGERAIVDVLRMMEVPLTHENGTVHVQGNGILKAVEFDGDAATDAVLAMVAAAVFAEGTSRFYNVENLRYKECDRITDYLAELTRAGAKVEERRDEIIVHGTPEGVEGGVTINAHYDHRVIMALTVVGLRARQPLLIKDAHHVAKSYPQYFDHLRSLGANVEWVE, encoded by the coding sequence ATGGACGTTATTGTTAGGCCTACGCCGACGCTGCAAGGAGAATTCGGAGCCCTGTCCTCCAAAAACTACACCACGCGCTACCTGCTGGTAGCCGCTCTATCTGAAGGAGTCAGCACGATCTACCATCCTGCCCACAGCGAGGACAGCGACGCGATCCGCAGATGTATCGCCGATCTCGGCGCAGTCCTGACCGAAGATGAGGAGAAAATCGTAGTGCAGGGGTTCGGACGCCATCCCCGTGACGTTAAGGAGTTGAATGTTGGGAATGCCGGCGCCGTGCTTCGTTTCCTGATGGCAGTGGCTGCGCTCAGCCCTGAGGTTACGTTCGTGAATACCTACCCGGATTCCCTTGGCAAGCGGCCGCATGATGACCTCATTCAAGCGCTCGGGCAGCTTGGCGTTGAAGTGGAGCATAATCAAGGAAGGCTGCCGATCACCATCCGCGGGGGCAAGCCGCAGGGGGGGCGGATTACCGTCTCTGGTGCCGTAAGCTCACAGTATCTCAGCGCGCTCTTATTCCTGACCCCGCTGCTTGAAGAAGACAGTGAGATTATCGTGCTGGATGATCTGAAATCCAAGGTGGTCATCGGCCAGACGCTGGAGGTTCTGGAGCAGGCCGGGATCATCATACATGCGGCGGATGATTATATGTCCTTCAAGGTACCTGGACGCCAGAACTATGCTGCCAAGACCTATACGGTACAAGGCGATTATCCGGGATCAGCCGCAGTACTTGCGGCCGCAGCGGTGACTAAGTCGGATGTGACTATTCACCGGCTGGCTGAACAGAGCAAGCAGGGGGAGCGGGCCATTGTCGATGTGCTGCGGATGATGGAGGTGCCGCTCACCCATGAGAACGGAACAGTGCATGTGCAGGGGAACGGCATTCTGAAGGCGGTGGAATTCGACGGCGATGCGGCAACCGATGCGGTGCTGGCTATGGTGGCCGCAGCTGTTTTTGCCGAAGGGACCTCGCGCTTCTATAATGTGGAGAATCTGCGCTACAAGGAATGCGACCGCATCACGGATTACCTGGCCGAGCTGACTCGTGCCGGTGCGAAGGTCGAAGAACGGCGTGACGAGATTATTGTTCATGGTACACCGGAGGGGGTTGAAGGCGGCGTGACGATCAATGCCCACTATGACCACCGTGTGATTATGGCACTTACTGTAGTGGGACTGCGTGCCCGCCAGCCGCTGCTGATTAAGGATGCGCATCATGTAGCGAAGTCTTATCCCCAGTATTTCGATCACTTGCGCTCATTAGGCGCTAATGTGGAATGGGTAGAGTGA